One window from the genome of Myxococcota bacterium encodes:
- a CDS encoding TlpA disulfide reductase family protein yields the protein PVGRLAPDCALTALDSGEEVALAPARGKVLWVDFWASWCSACVESFPFLMALDRDYRERGLEIVAVNLDEKPEEARAFLAHYAVRFELAADRSRECPRAFGVASLPSAVLVDRGGTIRSVHRGFHPGDAEALRAQVESLLDEGEAPAEPAGDDERTRAGAR from the coding sequence GCCGGTCGGGCGCCTGGCACCGGATTGCGCGCTGACCGCGCTCGACAGCGGTGAGGAGGTCGCGCTCGCTCCCGCGCGCGGCAAAGTGCTGTGGGTCGACTTCTGGGCGTCCTGGTGCTCCGCCTGCGTGGAGTCCTTCCCTTTTCTGATGGCCCTCGATCGCGACTACCGCGAGCGCGGGCTCGAGATCGTGGCCGTGAACCTCGACGAGAAGCCGGAGGAGGCGCGAGCGTTCCTCGCGCACTATGCGGTGCGCTTCGAGCTGGCGGCGGATCGCTCCCGGGAGTGCCCGCGCGCGTTTGGCGTCGCGTCGCTCCCGTCCGCCGTCCTGGTCGATCGCGGGGGCACGATCCGCTCCGTGCACCGGGGCTTCCACCCCGGCGACGCCGAGGCGCTTCGCGCGCAGGTGGAGTCGCTGCTGGACGAGGGCGAAGCGCCGGCGGAGCCGGCGGGTGACGACGAGCGGACGCGTGCGGGCGCGCGTTAG
- a CDS encoding DUF4266 domain-containing protein, whose translation MRARVRRRRVASLCALGLAVASCAPVAPWDRGRLAKPQMALDPDPPERALRDHVHASREAAAGGEIGAGGGCGCD comes from the coding sequence GTGCGGGCGCGCGTTAGGCGGCGGCGCGTCGCGAGCCTGTGCGCGCTCGGCCTGGCCGTCGCGAGCTGCGCTCCGGTGGCGCCCTGGGATCGCGGTCGCCTCGCGAAGCCCCAGATGGCGCTCGATCCCGATCCGCCGGAGCGCGCGCTCCGCGACCACGTGCACGCGAGCCGCGAGGCGGCCGCCGGCGGAGAGATCGGCGCGGGCGGGGGCTGTGGCTGCGACTAG